A genomic window from Peptococcaceae bacterium includes:
- a CDS encoding metal-dependent transcriptional regulator, translating to MPGAPVISNALEDYLETILNLSEQKSAVRTTDLAVHMQVAKPTVTETVKSLVNHGLLRHEKYGPLELTEKGRQKALKIRYRHTILKKFLTDILGVKPETANREACLMEHAISPDTADKLAQFLENICNNAIEKKY from the coding sequence ATGCCTGGTGCACCAGTTATTTCCAATGCGCTCGAGGACTACCTCGAGACCATTCTGAACCTTTCCGAGCAAAAAAGCGCGGTAAGGACCACAGACCTTGCCGTCCACATGCAGGTGGCCAAACCAACCGTCACCGAAACAGTAAAATCCCTGGTCAATCACGGTTTGCTCCGTCACGAAAAATACGGTCCCCTCGAATTGACGGAAAAAGGGCGCCAGAAGGCCCTAAAGATTAGATACCGGCACACCATCCTGAAAAAATTCCTAACCGACATCCTGGGGGTAAAACCTGAAACGGCTAACAGGGAAGCCTGCCTGATGGAGCATGCCATCAGTCCCGATACGGCTGACAAGCTGGCCCAATTTTTGGAAAATATTTGCAATAACGCAATTGAAAAAAAGTATTAG
- a CDS encoding DUF4342 domain-containing protein, giving the protein MDELSKIDLLRERMGVTYQQAKDALDANGGDVVQALIYLEKNSKKWDDRLDEKGRQLADYIRDIIRKGNVTKVRLKKGDKIVFEIPATIGALGVGGAILIPPLLFIVAVGTVAALVNNYSLEIVRPDGKVERHDLSFLDDDGREKQKTDKR; this is encoded by the coding sequence ATGGACGAACTGAGCAAAATCGACCTTTTACGGGAAAGGATGGGTGTCACATACCAGCAGGCCAAAGACGCCCTTGACGCAAACGGCGGGGATGTGGTGCAGGCTTTGATTTATCTGGAAAAAAACAGCAAGAAGTGGGATGACAGGCTTGACGAAAAGGGAAGACAGCTTGCCGATTACATCAGGGATATTATCAGGAAGGGCAACGTTACCAAGGTGAGGCTGAAAAAAGGGGACAAAATTGTTTTTGAAATCCCGGCCACCATTGGCGCCCTCGGGGTTGGCGGGGCAATCCTGATCCCTCCCCTGCTGTTTATAGTGGCGGTAGGTACGGTAGCCGCCCTTGTCAACAACTACAGCCTGGAAATTGTTCGCCCCGACGGCAAGGTGGAGAGGCACGACCTGAGTTTTTTGGACGATGACGGCAGGGAAAAGCAAAAAACAGACAAGCGTTAG
- the mgtE gene encoding magnesium transporter, translating into MFKELKTVASKISMYAAQQEEKAARELLADLQVADIAEVLEELETTEQRWVVSLLDNETAALVINELDPELGGELLGNLHEERVSEILEEMSSDDAADLLSELSDTEQARYLELLETEDQQDVRELMKYREDTAGGLMTFEYVAIREDITAAKAIEELRETAPDAETVYYVYVINTKNQLVGVISLRELIIASPDSLIRDIMRRNVISVPVDMDQEEVARIVSRYDFLAVPVVDHDKSLLGIITFDDVIDVINEEASEDIYRLAGAPGEVEEEEEEDFFLRIRASLKARLPWLFITMLGGLVSGKVLSHFSGEISAVVALAFFIPLLTGMGGNVGTQSSTVTVRGIATGQIRSGDIMRVILREALTGLAIGAVLGFIVGIVASWWQSKPMLGLVVGLAMLGNMFTAATMGTIVPLFFRRIGIDPAVASAPFISTAIDITGLVIYSTLATLLISHLL; encoded by the coding sequence ATGTTCAAAGAACTAAAGACCGTTGCTAGTAAAATAAGCATGTATGCGGCTCAACAGGAAGAAAAAGCGGCCCGGGAACTCCTGGCCGACCTGCAGGTTGCCGATATTGCCGAGGTTCTTGAGGAGTTGGAAACCACGGAACAGCGCTGGGTTGTTTCGCTCCTGGATAATGAGACGGCGGCCCTGGTAATCAATGAGCTGGATCCTGAGCTGGGGGGCGAACTCCTGGGCAACCTCCATGAAGAAAGGGTATCCGAAATACTGGAGGAGATGTCTTCCGACGACGCTGCCGACCTTTTAAGCGAGCTTTCCGACACTGAACAGGCCCGCTATCTCGAACTCCTGGAAACGGAAGACCAGCAGGATGTCAGGGAGCTGATGAAGTACAGGGAAGATACGGCCGGCGGCCTGATGACTTTCGAGTATGTGGCCATCAGGGAAGACATAACAGCGGCAAAGGCCATTGAGGAGCTTCGCGAGACAGCTCCCGATGCGGAAACGGTTTATTACGTGTATGTAATCAATACGAAAAACCAGCTGGTAGGCGTCATTTCCTTAAGGGAATTGATCATCGCTTCCCCGGATTCTCTTATCCGCGATATCATGCGCCGTAATGTGATAAGCGTTCCGGTGGATATGGACCAGGAAGAAGTGGCCCGTATCGTCTCCAGATACGATTTCCTGGCGGTGCCGGTGGTGGACCATGACAAATCCCTGCTGGGCATTATCACTTTTGACGACGTGATCGATGTTATTAATGAGGAGGCTTCGGAAGATATTTACCGCTTGGCCGGCGCTCCGGGCGAAGTCGAAGAGGAAGAGGAGGAAGACTTTTTTTTGAGGATCAGGGCATCGCTCAAAGCCAGGCTGCCATGGCTGTTTATCACTATGCTGGGAGGGCTGGTCTCAGGAAAGGTTCTCAGCCATTTTTCGGGTGAAATAAGCGCCGTGGTAGCCCTGGCTTTCTTCATTCCCCTCCTGACAGGGATGGGAGGCAATGTGGGAACGCAGTCGTCCACCGTCACGGTGCGCGGAATAGCCACTGGCCAGATCAGGTCTGGAGACATAATGCGCGTCATTTTGAGGGAGGCCTTGACGGGGCTGGCAATCGGCGCCGTGTTAGGTTTCATTGTCGGCATAGTGGCTTCCTGGTGGCAGAGCAAACCAATGCTCGGCCTGGTTGTGGGACTGGCCATGCTGGGGAACATGTTTACTGCCGCTACAATGGGCACAATCGTCCCGCTTTTTTTTCGCCGGATAGGAATAGATCCGGCGGTGGCGTCGGCTCCCTTCATCTCTACCGCCATTGACATAACCGGGCTTGTCATCTACTCCACCCTGGCCACACTGCTTATATCCCACCTTTTGTGA
- the glyQ gene encoding glycine--tRNA ligase subunit alpha gives MYFQDIILNLNKFWGERGCIIQQPYDLEKGAGTMNPATFLRVLGPEPWNVAYVEPSRRPTDGRYGENPNRLQHYYQYQVILKPSPDNIQELYLESLKALGIDMLKHDLRFVEDNWESPTLGAWGLGWEVWLDGMEITQFTYFQQCGGIDCRPVSGEITYGLERIAMFIQEKESVFDIEWVNGITYGDIHHQGEVDYSRYNFEVADTAMLFNLFDAFEREALRVIEEGLVQPAYDYVLKCSHTFNLLDARGAISVTERTGFIARVRNMARACAQAYVRQRECLGFPLLKNARQSTGDSLNVPKEEA, from the coding sequence ATGTATTTTCAGGACATCATACTGAACCTGAACAAGTTCTGGGGTGAACGGGGCTGCATTATCCAGCAGCCTTACGACCTGGAGAAAGGGGCGGGAACCATGAACCCGGCGACCTTTTTGAGGGTGCTTGGCCCCGAACCCTGGAACGTCGCTTATGTTGAGCCGTCGCGGAGGCCGACTGACGGCCGCTACGGGGAAAATCCCAACCGCCTGCAGCATTACTACCAGTACCAGGTGATTCTTAAACCGTCGCCGGACAATATCCAGGAACTATACCTGGAAAGCTTAAAGGCGCTGGGTATTGACATGTTGAAACACGACCTCAGGTTTGTTGAAGACAACTGGGAATCACCAACCCTGGGCGCCTGGGGACTGGGCTGGGAAGTGTGGCTGGACGGGATGGAGATTACCCAGTTCACCTACTTCCAGCAGTGCGGCGGTATCGACTGCCGTCCTGTTTCCGGAGAGATCACTTACGGCCTGGAGCGCATCGCCATGTTCATCCAGGAAAAGGAGAGCGTTTTTGATATTGAATGGGTCAACGGGATTACTTACGGGGATATACATCACCAGGGCGAGGTTGATTACTCCCGCTACAACTTTGAAGTGGCCGATACGGCTATGCTGTTTAACCTTTTCGATGCCTTTGAAAGAGAGGCGCTGCGCGTTATCGAAGAAGGGCTGGTGCAGCCTGCTTACGATTACGTGTTGAAGTGCTCGCACACTTTCAATCTCCTGGATGCCAGGGGAGCGATCAGCGTGACGGAAAGAACGGGGTTTATCGCCCGGGTCAGGAATATGGCCAGGGCCTGTGCCCAGGCCTACGTCAGGCAAAGAGAATGTCTCGGATTTCCACTGCTTAAAAACGCGCGACAAAGCACTGGGGATAGTTTAAACGTTCCCAAGGAGGAGGCGTAA
- the recO gene encoding DNA repair protein RecO, which yields MVALYHTEALVLRARKYMEADSLLTLLTREKGKVSAIAKGVRKPNSRLRGGVQAFTHNDMLLYEGRNLDVVTQSQCLEAFVLLHEDMSAMAAASYWSELLDAMIEEGEKDQELFNLALSGFHALCLLPRKLTVRGLEIKLLSRLGYTPCLEKCVSCGCPAGGASHVLFAPQLGGILCRECSQAKPAVKQCCFSNEALAVWQQLLRMDLSKIGRLKLSAQGLGVLGQAVDEFLALLLERPLKSAPVLKEMMREAD from the coding sequence ATGGTGGCTCTTTATCATACAGAAGCGCTGGTTTTGCGAGCAAGGAAATACATGGAGGCAGACAGCCTCCTTACTCTTTTGACCAGGGAAAAAGGTAAGGTTTCGGCTATCGCCAAGGGCGTCCGCAAGCCGAACAGCCGCCTGCGGGGCGGTGTTCAGGCCTTTACCCATAACGATATGCTCCTTTACGAGGGCCGGAACCTGGATGTTGTTACCCAAAGCCAGTGCCTGGAGGCTTTCGTCCTCCTGCATGAAGACATGTCGGCGATGGCGGCGGCCTCGTACTGGAGCGAACTGCTTGACGCGATGATTGAAGAGGGCGAAAAAGACCAGGAACTGTTTAACCTGGCGCTTTCCGGGTTTCATGCCCTGTGCCTTTTGCCCCGCAAGCTCACCGTGAGGGGGTTGGAAATAAAGCTTTTGTCGCGGCTCGGCTACACGCCGTGCCTGGAAAAGTGCGTTTCCTGCGGATGCCCGGCCGGTGGGGCTTCTCACGTCCTCTTTGCTCCCCAACTCGGCGGAATCCTGTGCCGGGAATGCAGCCAGGCCAAGCCCGCGGTGAAACAGTGCTGTTTTTCGAATGAGGCCCTTGCTGTTTGGCAGCAGCTTTTGCGGATGGATTTGAGCAAAATCGGCCGGCTAAAGCTGTCTGCGCAGGGGTTGGGAGTCCTAGGGCAGGCGGTGGACGAGTTCCTGGCCCTGCTGTTGGAACGTCCCCTTAAATCTGCACCGGTTTTGAAAGAGATGATGCGGGAAGCGGACTAA